In the genome of Vicia villosa cultivar HV-30 ecotype Madison, WI linkage group LG7, Vvil1.0, whole genome shotgun sequence, one region contains:
- the LOC131618512 gene encoding receptor-like protein EIX2, with translation MRFPPQTKLLSLLLSFIIICNLVRYETKGSCNQKDKQILLCFKHGLTDPSHILSSWSDKEDCCEWRGVLCDINGRVINLSLRCITYGDNKTHCLSGEFHLSLFELEFLNYLDLSNHDFKAIHSPLDCQNMSLVNPLHRSGNFSNVVYLDLSYNENLVVDDLRWLLRLSSSLEYLNLNSLNLHKQTQWFQILTMLPSLSELYMSNCLLENASPSVLRANFTSLENIDLSYNDFFSEMPIWLFNLSRLSYLDLGNNRFYGQIPETLSNLRNLHGLYLGGNKLNGTIPNGLGQLAWLSNLDLSMNLLTSVIPTTLWNLSSLLSLDLSSNNLTGVVSDRNFAKHSKLRELGLGSPSIVFDFESHWMPPFKLQRLDLQYADVKLLPWLYTQESLTTLKIEYSFFKNVSQDMFWSLANNCAYLYLTNNNMTWDISNVLLNSNNVVLDGNGLSGDLPKLTANVRVFRISGNNLSGSLSSLLCQNMKEKNNLKYLDVSNNYLSGELTECWKNWKSLVHVDLRRNNLTGMIPPSMGTLSNLLSPHIYNNKLHGEIPVSLKSLPKLVIVNLGRNKISGNISNWIGHDIKVLQLRSNEFSGDIPLQICQLSSLMVLDLASNRLTGTIPHCLHNITAMISNNTLERDEFKIIINLPSIGFLYSIEVPLLAKGIDLNYYKYMRVIDFSNNHLSGRIPLEVFSLTALQSLNLSQNQLIGNIPEEIGNMKALESLDFSNNTLSGEIPQTMSSLSFLEVLNLSFNNFQGQIPLGTQLQGFSNLSYIGNPQLCGTPLIEKCNNNEAPGGGDTKLMENEEEESEVMQWFYMGMGVGFATSFWIVFGTLLFKRTWRHAYFNFLYDVKDWFMSRWF, from the coding sequence ATGAGATTCCCTCCCCAAACCAAACTGCTATCTCTATTATTGTCATTcataatcatatgcaatttagtcAGATATGAAACAAAGGGTTCTTGCAACCAAAAAGATAAACAAATACTTCTATGTTTTAAGCATGGACTCACTGATCCATCACACATATTGTCATCATGGTCTGataaagaagattgttgtgaatggagaGGAGTTCTTTGTGACATCAATGGTAGAGTCATCAATCTCAGTCTCCGTTGtatcacttatggagacaacaaaaCGCATTGTTTATCAGGTGAATtccatctttctttatttgaacTTGAATTTTTGAACTACTTGGATTTAAGCAATCATGACTTCaaagccatacactcacccttggATTGTCAAAACATGTCATTAGTTAACCCTCTTCATAGAAGTGGAAACTTTTCTAATGTTGTTTATCTTGACTTGTCCTATAATGAGAatcttgttgttgatgatttaagATGGCTTCTTCGTCTATCATCATCCTTAGAATATCTCAACCTGAATTCCCTTAATCTCCACAAACAAACTCAATGGTTTCAAATATTAACTATGCTTCCTTCTCTTTCCGAGTTATATATGAGTAATTGCCTACTTGAAAATGCGAGTCCATCTGTTCTACGTGCCAATTTCACTTCACTTGAAAATATTGATCTCTCTTACAATGATTTTTTCTCAGAAATGCCTATTTGGTTGTTCAATCTAAGCCGCCTTTCTTATTTGGATCTTGGGAACAATCGTTTCTATGGCCAAATACCTGAAACTTTATCAAATCTTCGAAACTTGCATGGATTGTATTTAGGAGGCAACAAGTTGAATGGAACAATTCCAAATGGATTAGGCCAACTTGCATGGCTAAGCAACCTTGACCTCTCCATGAATTTACTTACTAGTGTTATTCCCACTACTCTGTGGAATCTATCATCCTTACTATCACTAGATCTTTCTTCGAACAATTTGACTGGAGTTGTATCTGATCGAAATTTTGCAAAGCATTCAAAGTTACGAGAACTTGGGTTGGGTTCACCCTCCATTGTCTTTGATTTTGAATCCCACTGGATGCCTCCTTTTAAACTTCAAAGACTCGACTTGCAGTACGCAGATGTTAAACTTCTTCCATGGCTGTATACTCAAGAATCTCTAACTACTTTAAAAATTGAATACTCCTTCTTTAAAAATGTATCTCAAGACATGTTTTGGAGTTTGGCAAATAATTGTGCATATCTCTATCTAACCAACAATAACATGACTTGGGACATCTCCAATGTGTTGTTGAACTCTAATAATGTAGTGCTGGATGGAAATGGTTTGAGTGGTGATCTTCCTAAATTAACGgcaaatgtgagggtttttcggATAAGTGGTAACAATTTGTCTGGATCTCTTTCTTCTCTCTTGTGCCAAAATATGAAAGAGAAAAACAATTTGAAGTACTTGGATGTATCTAATAACTATTTATCCGGAGAGCTCACTGAATGTTGGAAAAACTGGAAATCACTTGTTCATGTTGATTTGAGAAGAAATAATCTAACTGGCATGATTCCACCCTCAATGGGTACATTATCCAACCTTTTGTCACcgcatatttataataataagttGCATGGAGAGATACCTGTGTCATTAAAAAGTTTACCAAAACTTGTGATTGTTAATCttggtagaaataaaatttcgGGAAATATATCAAATTGGATTGGACATGATATCAAAGTTCTTCAATTAAGATCAAATGAATTTAGTGGTGATATTCCTCTACAAATATGTCAACTATCATCTCTCATGGTCTTGGATCTTGCAAGCAATAGATTAACAGGGACAATACCTCACTGCCTACATAATATCACCGCCATGATTTCCAATAATACTTTAGAAAGGGATGAATTTAAAATCATTATCAACCTTCCAAGTATTGGTTTCTTGTATAGTATAGAAGTTCCATTGCTAGCAAAGGGCATCGACTTAAACTATTACAAGTATATGCGTGTTATTGACTTTTCTAACAACCATTTGTCGGGTAGAATCCCTTTAGAAGTATTCAGCCTCACTGCATTACAATCATTAAACTTGTCACAAAACCAATTAATAGGAAACATACCGGAAGAAATAGGAAACATGAAAGCATTAGagtcacttgatttctcaaataACACACTATCAGGAGAAATTCCTCAAACCATGTCTTCTCTGTCTTTTCTTGAAGTGTTGAATCTCTCCTTCAATAACTTTCAAGGTCAAATCCCATTAGGAACTCAACTTCAAGGCTTTTCAAATCTTAGTTATATTGGAAATCCTCAACTTTGTGGAACTCCACTTATTGAGAAATGCAACAACAATGAAGCCCCGGGTGGTGGTGACACAAAATTGATGGAAAATGAAGAGGAAGAATCTGAGGTAATGCAATGGTTCTACATGGGCATGGGAGTTGGATTTGCAACAAGCTTTTGGATTGTATTTGGTACCCTTTTATTCAAACGGACATGGAGGCATGCTTACTTCAATTTTCTCTATGATGTCAAAGATTGGTTCATGTCAAGATGGTTCTGA
- the LOC131620161 gene encoding uncharacterized protein LOC131620161 codes for MSQQSNDESPVLNLATLEESSNPNRILKVAPLRTISSDEVKATKPKTTHAKRPKEGIHNKGTKSCASATMEELTKEGSKYVDSAITRIVTRILKENHQVPGISIPLQTIMANPLNNTSKAETVHTVDSDLEINKDEQGIPKNINVTEDVNDIDNNEHPKANTEIDTNVVDLDEYSADELLTSLNLSVANRLMTRRKGKAVVQGSPKRSTQVNNPAKDAVRKKSTSAGPVKSKAVTKSKGVGPSKSWSRVIPKKRKEREIVEPESDVEVNVPDIPSRKKPTTSKLVASIPEVPIDNVSFHYASSASRWKYVLQKRLAVERELAPNALENKEVLELIQEAGLLKTVCNLPKCYEKLVKEFVVNLSEYCGNSRSADYIKVFVRGKCVSFSPSVINKFLGRTDEAQTELEVTDNQVCQVITAKQVKSWPMKEKLTARS; via the coding sequence ATGTCTCAGCAATCGAATGATGAATCTCCCGTTTTGAACTTAGCAACActggaagagtcctctaaccctaATAGGATTCTTAAGGTTGCCCCTTTAAGGACGATTAGCAGTGACGAAGTAAAGGCCACAAAGCCTAAAACGACTCATGCAAAACGGCCGAAGGAGGGTATCCACAACAAGGGTACCAAATCCTGTGCATCTGCTACCATGgaggaacttactaaagaaggatCCAAATATGTCGATAGCGCAATTACCAGGATTGTTACTCGTATTCTGAAGGAGAATCATCAAGTGCCTGGAATATCTATTCCTCTTCAAACCATAATGGCTAATCCCCTCAATAACACCAGTAAGGCTGAGACTGTTCACACCGTTGATAGTGACCTAGAAATCAACAAGGATGAACAAGGGATTCCTAAGAATATCAATGTTACTGAGGATGTCAATGACATCGACAATAATGAGCACCCTAAGGCCAATACTGAAATTGATACTAATGTGGTAGACTTAGATGAGTACTCTGCCGATGAATTACTTACCTCCTTGAATCTTAGTGTAGCCAACAGGCTAATGACAAGAAGAAAAGGCAAAGCTGTTGTACAAGGATCTCCTAAAAGGAGCACTCAAGTAAACAACCCTGCCAAAGACGCTGTCAGGAAGAAGAGTACTTCTGCAGGTCCTGTTAAGAGCAAAGCTGTAACCAAGAGTAAAGGGGTTGGTCCATCAAAATCTTGGAGTAGGGTcattccaaagaaaagaaaggagcgGGAAATTGTTGAACCTGAATCTGATGTTGAAGTGAATGTCCCTGACATTCCATCGAGGAAGAAGCCTACAACCAGTAAGCTTGTTGCTAGTATTCCTGAAGTTCCCATTGATAATGTGTCTTTCCACTATGCCTCTAGTGCCAGCAGATGGAAGTATGTTCTCCAAAAGAGATTGGCTGTTGAAAGGGAATTGGCTCCAAATGCTCTTGAAAACAAGGAGGTCTTAGAGCTGATTCAAGAAGCTGGGCTGCTAAAAACTGTTTGCAATCTTCCCAAATGTTATGAGAAGCTGGTCAAAGAATTTGTGGTGAACCTATCTGAATATTGTGGCAACAGCAGGAGTGCAGACTACATAAAGGTGTTTGTAAGAGGTAAGTGTGTATCGTTCTCTCCTTCTGTGATTAATAAATTCTTGGGAAGAACAGATGAAGCTCAAACTGAGCTGGAAGTAACAGACAACCAAGTTTGTCAAGTGATCACAGCCAAACAAGTAAAAAGCTGGCCCATGAAAGagaagctaactgcaagaagtTGA
- the LOC131616772 gene encoding receptor-like protein EIX2: MVRMSFPTPIILLSLLLSFVIICNLVRCETKGSCNQKDKQILLCFKHGLVDPSDMLSTWSNKEDCCEWRGVHCDFIGRVTNLTLSCYTYENKTHCLSGNIHLSLFELEFLNYLDLSYNDFNTMRWSSDCQNMSLVNTSHRSGNFSNVIDLDLGGNENLLVDDLRWLLRLSSSLEYLNLDSLNLHKQTQWFQILTMLPSLSELYMRNCLLENASPSVLRANFTLLKHLDLYNNDFFSEMPIWLFNLSSISYLELGYNRFHGQIPEALGNLSSLKFLSVSSNNLTGSLPESLGKLSNLEELFLDRNPLLSGVVSERNFAKLSKLQVLLLDSPTFVFDFDFQWIPPFKLTDLVLGYADLKHLPWLYTHKSLISLVIEKSIFKNDSQEMFWSLTNNCPYLSLTDNNMPWDMSNVVLNSEVVVLNRNGLSGGLPKLTSNVSVFQISDNNLSGSLSSLLCQNMREKSDLKYLDVSNNSLSGELTECWGNWKSLIHVDLGTNNLNGMIPRSMGTLSNLLSLHIYNNKLHGEIPVSLKNFQKLVIVNLGRNKFSGNISNWIGQDVKVLQLRSNEFSGDIPLRICQLHSLLVLDLASNRLTGTIPQCLDNITAMISNNTLESDEFTIGINYESVIFLYRIHVPLLPKGNYFNYYEYMCGIDFSNNHLSGRLPSKVFSLIALQSLNLSQNQLIGNIPEEIGNMKALESLDFSNNTLSGEIPQTMSSLSFLGVLNLSFNNFQGQIPLGTQLQGFSNLSYMGNPQLCGTPLVEKCNHIEALGDADTKLMENDEEESEVMQWFYMGMRVGFATSFWIIFGTLLFMRTWRHAYFNFLYDVKDWFMSRWF, encoded by the coding sequence ATGGTGAGAATGAGTTTTCCCACCCCAATTATACTACTATCTCTATTATTGTCATTTgtaatcatatgcaatttagtaAGATGTGAAACAAAGGGTTCTTGCAACCAAAAAGATAAACAAATACTTCTTTGTTTTAAGCATGGACTCGTTGATCCATCAGACATGTTGTCTACATGGTCCAataaagaagattgttgtgaatggagaGGAGTTCATTGTGACTTCATTGGTAGAGTCACCAATCTCACCCTCTCTTGCTAcacttatgaaaataaaacacattGTTTGTCAGGTAATattcatctttctttatttgagCTTGAATTTTTAAACTACTTGGATTTGAGCTATAATGACTTCAACACTATGCGTTGGTCATCGGATTGTCAAAACATGTCATTAGTTAACACTTCTCATAGAAGTGGAAACTTTTCCAATGTTATTGATCTTGACTTGGGCGGAAATGAAAATCTTCTAGTTGATGATTTAAGATGGCTTCTTCGTCTATCATCATCCTTAGAATATCTCAACTTGGATTCCCTTAATCTCCATAAACAAACTCAATGGTTTCAAATATTGACTATGCTTCCTTCTCTTTCCGAGTTATATATGCGTAATTGTCTACTTGAAAATGCGAGTCCATCTGTTCTACGTGCCAATTTCACTTTGCTTAAGCATCTTGATCTTTATAACAATGATTTTTTCTCAGAAATGCCTATTTGGTTGTTCAATCTAAGTAGCATTTCTTATTTGGAACTCGGATACAATCGTTTCCACGGCCAAATACCCGAAGCTTTGGGAAATCTTTCGTCATTAAAATTCCTCTCTGTTTCTTCAAACAACTTGACTGGAAGCCTTCCTGAAAGTTTAGGGAAACTGTCTAATTTGGAGGAGTTGTTTCTTGATAGAAATCCTTTATTGTCTGGAGTTGTGTCTGAAAGAAATTTTGCCAAGCTCTCAAAGTTACAAGTGTTACTGTTGGATTCACCCACCTTTGTCTTCGATTTTGATTTCCAATGGATTCCTCCTTTTAAACTTACAGATCTCGTCTTGGGGTATGCGGATCTTAAACATCTTCCATGGTTGTATACACacaaatctctaatttctttaGTAATTGAaaaatccatttttaaaaatgattCTCAAGAAATGTTTTGGAGTTTGACAAATAACTGTCCATATCTTTCTCTAACAGACAATAACATGCCTTGGGACATGTCAAATGTAGTTTTGAACTCTGAAGTTGTAGTACTGAATAGAAATGGTTTGAGTGGTGGTCTTCCCAAATTAACTTCAAATGTGAGTGTTTTTCAAATAAGCGATAACAATTTGTCTGGATCTCTTTCCTCTCTCTTATGCCAAAATATGAGAGAGAAAAGTGATTTGAAGTACCTGGATGTCTCTAATAACTCTTTATCTGGAGAGCTCACTGAATGTTGGGGAAATTGGAAATCACTTATTCATGTTGATCTGGGAACAAATAATCTAAACGGCATGATTCCACGCTCAATGGGTACATTATCCAATCTTTTGTCACtgcatatttataataataagttGCATGGAGAGATACCTGTATCATTAAAAAACTTCCAAAAACTTGTGATTGTTAATCTTGGTAGAAATAAATTTTCTGGAAATATATCCAACTGGATTGGACAGGATGTAAAAGTTCTTCAATTGAGATCAAATGAATTTAGTGGTGATATTCCTCTACGAATATGCCAACTACATTCTCTCTTGGTCTTGGATCTTGCAAGTAATAGATTAACCGGAACAATACCTCAGTGCCTAGATAATATCACCGCCATGATTTCCAATAATACTTTAGAAAGTGATGAATTCACAATTGGTATCAACTATGAAAGTGTGATTTTCTTGTATAGAATCCATGTTCCATTGCTACCAAAGGGCAACTACTTCAACTATTACGAGTATATGTGTGGTATTGACTTTTCTAACAACCATTTGTCGGGTAGACTCCCTTCAAAAGTATTCAGTCTCATTGCATTACAGTCCTTAAACTTGTCACAAAATCAATTAATAGGAAACATACCGGAAGAAATAGGAAACATGAAAGCATTAGagtcacttgatttctcaaataACACACTATCAGGAGAAATTCCTCAAACCATGTCTTCTCTGTCTTTTCTTGGGGTGTTGAATCTCTCGTTCAACAATTTTCAAGGTCAAATTCCGTTAGGAACTCAACTTCAAGGCTTTTCAAATCTCAGTTATATGGGAAATCCTCAACTTTGTGGAACTCCACTCGTTGAAAAATGCAACCACATTGAAGCCCTAGGTGACGCTGACACAAAATTGATGGAAAATGATGAGGAAGAATCTGAGGTAATGCAATGGTTCTACATGGGCATGAGAGTTGGATTTGCAACAAGCTTTTGGATAATATTTGGTACCCTTTTATTCATGCGGACATGGAGGCATGCTTACTTCAATTTTCTCTATGATGTCAAAGATTGGTTCATGTCAAGGTGGTTCTGA